The Apium graveolens cultivar Ventura chromosome 3, ASM990537v1, whole genome shotgun sequence sequence AATGATGTTCTTCTTCCTATAGAGTCATACCATCTTTTTGATCCATTTGGCCCGCGAGTTACTCATGAAACTCGCTTTGACTATGACAGAATTCCAGCTCTTGTGGAGCTATGCATCCAAGCTGGTGTAGATATACCAGGATATCCTTCGAGGAGGAGGACTGTACCTATTAGAATGCTTGGAAAGAAGGTAATTGATCGAGGGGGACCTGTCGAGCCACCTGAACAGTCTTGCTCTCCACATGCAGCAGCTTCAATTCTAGAATTTGATACATATCGTACTCATGAGCGATTCTCTTCTCCATTAGAGTCGGAAGTGCCTGGGACAGCACAGAAAACCATTGAAGCATATGAGAGAGTGAAAATAGGTTTGaagaagctgatgaagaaatacACGGTGAAGGCTTGTGGTTATTGTTCAGAGGTTCATGTGGGGCCCTGGGGTCATAATGCCAAACTTTGCGGGGAATTTAAGCACCAGTGGAGGGATGGAAAGCATGGTTGGCAGGATGCAATCATTGACGAAGTGCTCCCGCCAAATTATGTGTGGCATGTTGAAGATCCTAAAGGACCTCCATTGAGGACTTCCCTTAAGAGGTTTTATGGCAAGGCTCCTGCTGTTGTTGAATTATGCTTTCAGGCAGGTGCTCGAATTCCTACCAAGTACAAGCCAATGATGAGGATCGACATTGTTGTCCCGGATAAGGAGGAGACCAGCCTAGCTGCCTGATAGGCTTAAAAAGATTATAAAGCATCACCTCGAAGAAGCTTTCTGAAGATTTATATTACCTGTAAGTCTATGTAAAATGTCGTTTGTAAAGCCACAATAAAGATATTAGAAATTTTGTGTTAACTGGGTGAACACACAAGGCATTTGCCACTTAAACCACATATTAAATGTCTCTAACATATGATAATCTATGCTATGTTgctatgtgtatgtgtgtgtgtgtgttttccTTTTGTGGAAATGGGGTTGGGTGTTATTGGGGTATGAACATTAACTGATAGCGAGTAAGCTGCTTAATTCATATTCCACCGAACTTTTGTGAAGATTGACTTTTGCCAGTAGTTCCGTAGGCCTAGTTATAGGTAAGATTAAGCATGGCCCTGGTTTCAGAACTACACATGTTTTATTTCCAGAAAGACCGTTCTTCAGTTGTAGAAGCAAGTGATCTATGGGTTAGGAAGTAGGGCATGGGAACTTGAAGAAATTATGATGTTAATGACCTTGTCAGTTCTATAGTAGTTGTAAATCTCTTTATGCATTACATattttgagtttgtattgatatTGGCTTAATCTCTTTCTTCTTTCATGCTCTCTTCTGAAGAAATACTTAATATTATTAGAGTGCTGTTAGTTAAATTACTCCACTGAGATGAAACTTAAAGTATTTTTCATTTTGGAAAGgaatatttatttttcaaaaattcatcaCTCCTCTCAAAAACAATTTCTttcttgaaaaatattttaaaactaataaGCATAATTCATGAACATGATATcttagtaaacatttttattagaCGGAACATTGCTGTAGGAGATAATTTTAGGTGAGCCATGTTCTCGACCCATGtgtttaatttaaatatattttggCATTGGTACTGCTATGGTTCAGTCGTACAATTGATTAACATATAATTTATTAACACTCTTCTCTTTGTGTAGATAAATATACCATCAATCAATTCCAATAAAATAAAATCTAACATCTATATAATCATTTTTGCTGAGTACAAGTACAACAACAGTGAATTTAGGATGTCATCGATGAATAGTATTATGTGGAACTTAAGTAATCTTTTAACATAGTCACGATACGGTTCCCATTTGAGGCTTCCCCCAGTCTCTCAAACATGATTCCATCCATCCTAGCTTCAACTCCATCACACACTGTTAAATCTTGTTGCAGTTCTCTTAAAGTTTCATCAACCCCAATTACGGAACTCCCTATGCCACTTAATATATCTGGCAGGCTCAACGATGGTCTTGAAAGTTCTACCAAAGTAACCTACAGTAAATGCATTAGTAACACGTCAGAAAAAAAAAACCTTTTCCAGATAGCTATTTTGTTCCAAAACTTAAGAATTATGTGTGTGATTGCTGAACCAGTTAGGTTGCATTAGCTTAAGATTAGACTTGAAATTATTTCTGTATGTCACAGTAAGTATATGGATTACGGATGAATAAGAGTAACCTAAATATCTATTGAAAAAAATATTGCTGTACATATAAGGCTTCCAGAAAAATGATATCCTAGTTCCAAAAACTAGTGCAATGGATATAGGAAACAATTTAAAACAGTTAAAGTTTCGACTGCTGCATCTGACAGGTCAGCTTGACTTCCAAGTTCAGAGAGCACCATAAAGGGCTACTTCCATCACCTGCTCTGATAAATGTAAGAAGCATGAAAATCTGTACATAAGGAATACCAAATACAATCTACAATAGGTTTTCCAACTAAGCTTACACCACATGATCCTAATAGCAAAATGATTCTATTCTTCCATTCTGCTGTTAGGTCCGTGAATATTACTACAAAGAGAAGTCAATATGCGGAAGATATGATGATCACCATGAATTAAACTTCTAGATGATAAGTTAACAATACATACTCGAACACAGAATTGATTAATTCCCAATATGTATTGCCTGATacatttaaaattatattttaatccAACAG is a genomic window containing:
- the LOC141713120 gene encoding APO protein 1, chloroplastic-like, translating into MILHSPALHFVSWRPFNWDACDCTVEFRRSTSSTLGSYSHGLKFGLERVLAGQSKSGTFLCTDQRQAQNPPTGKRRVHRQNVDLPPIQSKKKKKPFPIPLKKITEAARADKKLAQMGVEKPLIPPKNGLIVPKLVPVAYDVLDAWKIVIKGVSQLLHVIPVHACSECTEVFVGQASHYIQDCQGATSAARRNFHSWVKGSINDVLLPIESYHLFDPFGPRVTHETRFDYDRIPALVELCIQAGVDIPGYPSRRRTVPIRMLGKKVIDRGGPVEPPEQSCSPHAAASILEFDTYRTHERFSSPLESEVPGTAQKTIEAYERVKIGLKKLMKKYTVKACGYCSEVHVGPWGHNAKLCGEFKHQWRDGKHGWQDAIIDEVLPPNYVWHVEDPKGPPLRTSLKRFYGKAPAVVELCFQAGARIPTKYKPMMRIDIVVPDKEETSLAA